The Rhopalosiphum maidis isolate BTI-1 chromosome 1, ASM367621v3, whole genome shotgun sequence genome has a segment encoding these proteins:
- the LOC113560934 gene encoding protein pinocchio, translating to MRTVCNESDRSVFNDYEESIIFDEDDPDFRPSDDLECSCDKKVENTNNKMSVTSVQSMNNQSLMNINDKMLDNIDLVSDIEQAVTLEELKEVFKYCFRCGVNWEQRHVSLDCLECGGYSLERPCPICAGHCRNIWKRDLEESHRSGEASWIGECSSKCKEMGRDVNQICNRLEKVKATF from the exons atgagGACCGTGTGTAATGAATCTGATCGTTCAGTGTTTAACGACTACGAAgaatcaataatattcgatGAAGATGATCCTGATTTTAGACCTAGTGATGATTTGGAATGCAGCTGTGACAAAAAAG ttgaaaatacTAACAACAAGATGTCAGTTACTAGTGTTCAATCCATGAACAACCAAAGCTTGATGAACATTAATGACAAAATGCTCGATAACATCGATCTAGTCAGTGATATTGAGCAGGCAGTAACTCTAGAAGAACTCAaagaagtttttaaatattgtttccg TTGTGGAGTCAACTGGGAACAACGACACGTATCATTAGATTGCTTAGAATGCGGTGGATATTCTCTTGAGAGGCCTTGTCCCATTTGTGCTGGTCACTGTCGAAATATTTGGAAACGTGATCTTGAAGAa tctcATCGAAGTGGTGAGGCGAGTTGGATAGGCGAATGCTCTTCAAAATGTAAAGAAATGGGACGTGATGTCAATCAGATATGTAATAGACTCGAAAAAGTTAAAGCTACCTTTTGA